The following coding sequences lie in one Stigmatopora argus isolate UIUO_Sarg chromosome 5, RoL_Sarg_1.0, whole genome shotgun sequence genomic window:
- the tet3 gene encoding methylcytosine dioxygenase TET3, with protein MSCWNPERDEGVRKRERKTAKKKRKTERGPCTGKKEKKGKEVRTRGELESRLLSDGDSANGPRNTKPGSWQTWRTVHEVISLDGPSGGGQMEIGSHDRLQEGVLSLELSNGVNCYPNDVEASIESDQKRAAAGAGQRPCWVPNHGKDQRQPSAKDDSSYANASEPVHRVDMEDAHNLVTFSAIAGTLPPSSISSCIQVHPDTTQLYEKFTREMGTAGARVGPSPGASDTSPPPAEDMKSLQTALSHAKGGHKPPNCDCEGPDCPDYLEWLQKKIKLAAGENQNTSKRTDFSHSQPNIQKSHIQNQAYLQTNGAHHRPTSSTPQQHQRTKGPHAGHVPCSKLPPIPCSPQVLSIAKERNVSLQTAIAIEALTQLSGTGILGASAPDQGLPHHHFHHHQNFSSPPPNCTNLIPSSAVICPSSRSQSVPPGVNTEQQVALSCDHHRPHSQGQPLHASTSPFPGQSSPQSFGRSPQQWQRGTHGGSEERLSRYASAPDPMSELKQLLGDASGKVGNPSFKPPSTQKLSENGGMQAQCQPSLSRIIKQEPDFGEHSDSMGHYNIDRGQLQPRNYPASPMSPGQVRHSTQAALQQHLHYKRNLFSNHSPGIGVPGVPGAPGAVSYHNPPKWWPQMEANGFNHLNIKQEPKEPKRRKISQGSPVTKGMGGTLSSPSLPKPKQIIIKKTKQKASVPTFLPKNQISVEKTSPLTMGRTIAPNNLQQGSLPLMASHGNSFTQAASAGPPAPAQSQVSSPKLPMTPSITNSAWSVNGSTLLGSMPPLTAHATQAKSQEALNLSHGSANSASTLTSASTPNTSQLPGLTNIDPKYEELILQFEAEFGDSSAQTTPGEVVPGTAAVSQTSARDQSNATPHPNEKDPIRNDSEALRDFTSNQVTPVQDQWELQSTVSQHEDPPLHKYQQDSQREEKFSIPCSPMPKRMKIEASGDIAILSTTCYSEEDTPTKDGLPFSPSLKGFLESPLNYLDTPTRSLLDTPSKDLQSEFPTCTCVEQVLEKDEGPYYNHLGSGPTVASIRDLMETRYGEKGEAVRVEKVVYTGREGKSSRGCPIAKWVIRRGSEKEKLLCLVRHRAGHHCDNAFIIILIMAWEGVPRSMADSLYREISDTLTKFGNPTSRRCGLNDDRTCACQGKDSDTCGASFSFGCSWSMYFNGCKYARSKTPRKFRLQGERPEEEGKLGDQFQNLATEVAPLYKRLAPQAYSNQCQSETKGSDCRLGLKAGKPFAGVTACLDFCAHAHKDQHNLHNGCTVVCTLTKEDNRTVGEIPPDEQLHVLPLYKVSITDEFGSEEGQRQKMKTGAIQVLQAFRREVRKLPEPAKSCRQRRLDAKKAASEKKKSKLQQQATATPEKTVVKTEAFFSESPQHPDNKAIVKQEVKPNIKKEPFNGSMDGYSLQAADAIKTMCPHPAYYARGGLPTTGQPSAGDPVNGYNHNAPASHYGFYNYSRNALFAPKMRTYEGRNSSLAKAGRTAFQVDKKPDVQSLQARLAHSYPEQHNKMGPQPSDYNQSRPSSVSSESSNRATPVIKQEPMDMPVCEEAGANPSPSPGPEPCAWPGNRFNGNVVPTNWEHPNPKQHPEGFSNADRQTFHQQPTSPYPQPWISFPSSNTQRGSPAASPVPRVPPSPSSPHLDVQGSPRPSTPRTSTQSGMGQPFNSQSPSHRPQPVASRQWASPAQSPDPLAWAAGHGAYSPGLKHSHPAGAYPDKMWSKTGESGCSTPLGVQEKAWKSCGGSAAGSTPSPTPEGRLFPDALQQSEQARWDAGRAESDGESSRGRYEDDEVWSDSEHNFLDPNIGGVAVAPAHGSILIECARRELHATTPLKKPDRSHPSRISLVFYQHKNLQQPMHGLALWEAKMKILAERAIQRQQEAALLGLSQEEIKALSKKRKWGTMAAAAKPGAGQSKDKREGPVTRLAPTCHTTSTVNACPYAFTQLTGPYSTFV; from the exons ATGAGCTGCTGGAACCCGGAGAGAGACGAgggagtgagaaagagagagagaaagacagcaaaaaaaaaaagaaaaacggaaAGAGGACCGTGCACGGGAAAGAAAGAGAAGAAAGGGAAAGAGGTGAGGACGAGGGGGGAGCTGGAGTCTCGGCTCCTGTCTGATGGGGATTCTGCAAACGGACCAAGGAATACAAAGCCCGGCAGCTGGCAGACTTGGAGG ACTGTTCACGAAGTCATTTCATTGGATGGCCCCAGCGGTGGAGGCCAGATGGAAATTGGGTCACATGACCGCCTCCAGGAAGGCGTGCTGAGCCTGGAATTGTCCAATGGGGTGAATTGCTACCCGAATGATGTTGAGGCATCGATAGAAAGCGATCAGAAGAGGGCGGCGGCGGGTGCAGGTCAAAGACCGTGCTGGGTGCCAAACCATGGCAAAGATCAACGGCAACCATCGGCGAAAGATGACAGCAGTTATGCAAACGCGAGTGAACCTGTCCACCGTGTGGACATGGAAGATGCTCACAACCTGGTCACTTTTTCCGCCATCGCCGGCACCCTACCTCCTTCCTCCATCTCGTCCTGTATTCAAGTGCATCCCGACACGACGCAGTTGTATGAGAAATTCACCCGGGAAATGGGTACTGCCGGGGCTCGGGTCGGACCCTCCCCGGGGGCTTCTGACACAAGCCCGCCACCGGCAGAAGACATGAAAAGCCTGCAGACAGCACTGAGCCATGCAAAAGGTGGCCACAAGCCTCCCAACTGTGACTGTGAAGGACCTGATTGTCCAGATTACCTTGAGTGGCTGCAGAAGAAGATAAAGTTGGCCGCCGGAGAGAACCAAAACACCAGCAAGAGAACTGATTTCTCACATTCGCAGCCCAACATTCAGAAATCCCATATACAGAATCAGGCCTATCTCCAGACAAATGGCGCTCACCATCGCCCGACTTCTTCAACCCCCCAGCAACATCAACGGACGAAAGGTCCGCACGCAGGCCACGTGCCCTGCTCCAAACTTCCTCCAATTCCCTGCTCTCCACAGGTGCTCTCTATAGCCAAGGAAAGGAACGTCAGTCTTCAAACAGCTATTGCCATTGAAGCCCTTACGCAGTTATCAGGGACTGGGATTCTTGGTGCTAGTGCTCCAGATCAAGGCCTCCCTCATCATCACTTCCATCATCACCAAAACTTCTCATCTCCACCTCCAAATTGCACTAACTTGATTCCATCCTCTGCAGTCATCTGTCCGTCGTCACGCTCTCAGTCCGTCCCTCCAGGAGTCAACACTGAACAGCAGGTAGCACTATCCTGCGATCACCACCGGCCCCATTCACAGGGCCAGCCACTCCATGCTTCTACCTCTCCCTTTCCGGGCCAGAGCAGTCCTCAGAGTTTTGGTCGCAGTCCTCAGCAGTGGCAGCGGGGCACACACGGGGGTTCCGAAGAACGCCTGTCCCGCTATGCCAGTGCACCGGACCCCATGTCAGAGCTCAAACAGCTTTTGGGTGACGCCAGTGGGAAGGTGGGGAATCCATCTTTTAAGCCTCCATCCACGCAGAAGCTCAGTGAGAATGGAGGCATGCAGGCACAGTGCCAGCCATCTTTATCCAGGATCATCAAGCAAGAGCCGGACTTTGGTGAGCATTCCGACTCCATGGGGCATTACAACATTGACCGTGGTCAGTTGCAACCTCGCAACTACCCTGCTTCTCCCATGTCTCCTGGTCAAGTTCGACACTCAACTCAGGCAGCTCTGCAACAGCATCTTCACTACAAAAGGAACCTCTTCTCTAATCATTCCCCTGGCATTGGCGTACCAGGCGTACCAGGCGCACCAGGCGCTGTGTCCTACCATAACCCCCCAAAATGGTGGCCACAGATGGAAGCTAATGGTTTCAATCATTTGAACATAAAGCAGGAGCCTAAGGAGCCCAAGAGGAGAAAAATCAGCCAAGGATCCCCCGTCACCAAAGGTATGGGTGGGACGCTCTCCAGCCCTTCCCTTCCCAAACCCAAACAGATAATAATCAAGAAGACCAAGCAAAAAGCCTCTGTGCCAACTTTCCTGCCTAAGAATCAGATATCTGTGGAAAAAACATCACCCCTTACGATGGGCCGAACTATCGCCCCGAATAACCTGCAACAAGGTTCACTGCCTCTTATGGCCTCCCACGGTAACTCCTTCACTCAGGCAGCTTCTGCAGGGCCCCCTGCCCCAGCGCAATCTCAGGTATCAAGTCCCAAGCTCCCAATGACCCCTTCTATCACTAATTCTGCTTGGTCAGTGAACGGTTCCACCCTCCTGGGCTCCATGCCTCCACTAACGGCCCATGCGACCCAAGCTAAGTCACAGGAAGCGCTGAACTTATCCCATGGCAGCGCTAACAGCGCCTCTACTCTGACCTCTGCATCTACACCAAACACCTCACAATTACCAGGGCTCACGAACATCGACCCCAAGTATGAAGAACTGATTCTGCAGTTTGAGGCAGAATTTGGGGACTCGTCTGCCCAAACAACTCCCGGCGAAGTCGTTCCTGGAACAGCTGCAGTTTCTCAGACCAGCGCCCGAGATCAATCAAACGCCACTCCTCACCCGAACGAAAAGGACCCCATTAGGAATGATTCTGAAGCTCTAAGGGATTTTACCTCAAACCAGGTGACCCCAGTGCAAGATCAATGGGAACTCCAGTCCACAGTCTCGCAACACGAGGACCCCCCACTCCATAAGTATCAACAAGATAGTCAGCGAGAGGAAAAGTTTAGCATACCATGTTCCCCAATGCCTAAACGGATGAAAATCGAAGCCTCGGGTGACATAGCCATTCTTTCCACCACTTGCTACTCTGAGGAGGACACACCCACAAAGGATGGACTGCCATTCTCTCCATCTTTGAAAGGCTTTTTAGAGTCCCCCTTAAATTATTTAGACACGCCTACCAGGAGCTTGTTGGATACACCATCTAAAGATCTACAGTCGGAATTCCCCACCTGCACCTGTGTTG AACAAGTCCTGGAAAAAGATGAAGGCCCCTACTACAATCACTTGGGATCTGGACCTACTGTGGCTTCCATAAGAGACCTGATGGAGACACG GTATGGGGAAAAGGGAGAGGCCGTTAGAGTAGAAAAAGTGGTGTACACCGGCAGAGAGGGAAAAAGCTCAAGAGGGTGCCCAATTGCTAAATGG GTGATTCGCCGAGGGAGTGAGAAAGAAAAGCTGTTGTGTCTGGTGCGCCACCGGGCAGGACACCATTGTGACAACGCgttcatcatcatcctcatcatggCTTGGGAAGGGGTCCCAAGATCCATGGCTGACTCACTGTACCGCGAAATCAGCGACACCCTCACCAAATTTGGCAACCCCACTAGTAGGCGCTGTGGCCTCAATGATGA TCGTACATGTGCCTGTCAAGGCAAAGATTCTGACACTTGTGGCGCCTCGTTTTCCTTTGGCTGTTCTTGGAGCATGTATTTTAACGGCTGTAAATATGCCCGAAGCAAAACACCGCGCAAGTTCCGGCTACAAGGAGAGCGCCCTGAAGAG GAGGGAAAACTCGGGGATCAATTTCAGAATCTGGCCACTGAGGTGGCTCCATTGTACAAGAGGCTGGCTCCTCAGGCCTACAGTAACCAG TGTCAGTCAGAGACGAAAGGCTCAGACTGCAGGTTGGGTTTGAAGGCGGGTAAACCATTCGCTGGAGTAACCGCTTGCCTGGACTTCTGCGCTCACGCCCATAAGGACCAGCACAACCTTCACAATGGTTGCACAGTG GTGTGCACTTTGACCAAAGAGGACAACCGAACGGTGGGGGAGATCCCACCAGATGAACAACTCCATGTGTTGCCTCTTTACAAAGTCTCCATCACGGATGAATTTGGTAGCGAGGAGGGCCAGCGCCAAAAAATGAAGACGGGGGCCATTCAGGTGCTTCAGGCTTTCCGCCGAGAAGTACGCAAGTTGCCCGAACCGGCCAAATCGTGTCGACAGCGACGCCTGGATGCCAAGAAAGCTGCATCGGAAAAGAAGAAGAGTAAACTTCAGCAGCAAGCGACAGCAACACCAGAGAAAACAGTGGTCAAGACTGAAGCGTTCTTCAGTGAGTCTCCTCAACACCCTGACAATAAAG cAATTGTAAAACAAGAGGTGAAACCCAACATAAAGAAGGAACCTTTCAACGGATCAATGGATGGATACTCTTTGCAAGCAGCAGATGCAATCAAGACCATGTGCCCACATCCTGCCTACTATGCAAGGGGAGGCCTCCCCACAACTGGCCAGCCCTCTGCAGGAGACCCCGTCAACGGCTACAACCACAATGCGCCAGCATCGCACTACGGATTCTACAACTACTCCCGCAACGCACTTTTCGCACCGAAGATGAGGACCTACGAGGGCCGCAACAGCTCCTTGGCCAAAGCAGGAAGAACGGCCTTCCAGGTTGACAAAAAACCCGACGTTCAGAGCCTTCAGGCCAGACTCGCTCATTCCTATCCGGAGCAACACAACAAAATGGGTCCCCAGCCATCCGACTACAACCAGTCACGTCCTTCGTCCGTCTCCTCCGAGTCCTCCAATAGAGCCACTCCGGTCATTAAACAGGAGCCAATGGACATGCCGGTGTGTGAGGAGGCAGGGGCGAATCCAAGTCCCAGTCCCGGTCCCGAACCCTGCGCCTGGCCGGGAAACAGGTTCAACGGAAATGTTGTCCCCACAAACTGGGAGCATCCCAATCCAAAACAACACCCTGAAGGCTTTTCTAACGCAGACAGGCAAACATTCCACCAGCAGCCAACCTCTCCGTACCCGCAACCGTGGATATCCTTCCCCAGCTCGAATACCCAGAGGGGGTCCCCTGCTGCCTCCCCCGTCCCACGAGTCCCGCCCTCCCCCTCCTCTCCCCACTTGGATGTCCAAGGATCTCCACGTCCATCCACTCCACGCACAAGCACTCAGTCAGGTATGGGTCAGCCCTTCAATTCTCAATCCCCCTCACACAGACCCCAGCCCGTGGCTTCCCGGCAGTGGGCCAGCCCCGCCCAGAGCCCCGACCCCCTCGCGTGGGCCGCGGGGCACGGCGCGTACAGCCCCGGTTTGAAGCACAGCCATCCGGCCGGTGCCTACCCGGACAAGATGTGGTCCAAAACGGGCGAAAGCGGCTGTTCCACTCCCCTCGGAGTTCAGGAGAAAGCCTGGAAATCTTGCGGGGGCTCGGCGGCGGGCAGCACCCCGTCGCCCACCCCCGAGGGACGCCTGTTCCCCGACGCCCTGCAGCAGTCGGAGCAGGCTCGCTGGGACGCGGGTCGAGCCGAGAGCGACGGCGAGAGCAGCAGGGGACGCTACGAAGACGACGAGGTCTGGTCGGACAGCGAGCACAATTTCCTGGACCCCAACATCGGGGGCGTGGCCGTGGCGCCGGCCCATGGCTCCATCCTGATTGAATGCGCCCGTCGGGAACTCCACGCCACCACGCCTCTGAAGAAACCCGATCGCTCGCACCCCTCTCGCATCTCCTTGGTCTTCTACCAGCACAAGAACCTCCAGCAGCCCATGCACGGCTTAGCCCTGTGGGAGGCTAAAATGAAGATACTGGCAGAACGGGCCATCCAGAGGCAGCAGGAAGCCGCTCTGCTGGGGCTCTCCCAGGAGGAAATCAAGGCGCTCAGTAAGAAACGCAAATGGGGGAccatggcggcggcggccaagCCCGGCGCCGGACAATCGAAAGACAAGAGGGAGGGCCCGGTCACGCGGTTAGCTCCCACTTGCCACACCACCTCCACGGTCAACGCGTGTCCCTATGCCTTCACCCAGCTCACTGGGCCGTACAGCACCTTTGTGTGA
- the ap3m2 gene encoding AP-3 complex subunit mu-2 has protein sequence MIHSLFLVNSSGDIFLEKHWKSVVSRSVCDYFFEAQERASEPENVPPVIPTPHHYLINVLRHRIYFVAVIQSEVPPLFVIEFLHRVVDTFQDYFGVCTEAAIKDNVVVVYELLEEMLDNGFPLATESNILKELIKPPTILRTMVNTITGSTNVGEQLPTGQLSVVPWRRTGVKYTNNEAYFDVVEEIDAIIDKSGSTITAEIQGVIDACVKLTGMPDLTLSFMNPRLLDDVSFHPCVRFKRWEAERILSFIPPDGNFRLLSYHVSSQNLVAIPVYVKHNITFREGSSQGRFDLTLGPKQTMGKAVESVLVNSQLPRGVLNANLNSSQGTYTFDPVTKLLTWDVGKINPQKLPSLKGTMSLQAGASKPDENPTINIQLKIQQMAISGLKVNRLDMYGEKYKPFKGIKYMTKAGKFQVRT, from the exons ATGATTCACAGTCTCTTCCTAGTCAACTCCTCCGGAGACATTTTCCTGGAGAAGCACTGGAAGAGTGTGGTGAGCCGCTCCGTATGCGACTACTTCTTTGAGGCTCAGGAGCGTGCAAGTGAACCAGAAAACGTCCCACCTGTGATCCCCACCCCGCACCACTATCTTATCAATGTCCTCAGACATCGCATATACTTTGTGGCGGTCATACAGAGTGAGGTGCCGCCGCTCTTTGTCATCGAGTTTCTGCACAGAGTCGTCGATACATTCCAG GACTATTTTGGTGTGTGCACTGAGGCTGCCATCAAGGACAATGTAGTCGTAGTTTATGAATTATTGGAGGAAATGTTGGACAACGGCTTCCCCCTAGCTACAGAGTCCAATATTCTCAAAGAGCTTATCAAGCCCCCCACCATTCTCCGCACGATGGTTAACACTATCACAG GCAGCACCAATGTGGGCGAACAGCTCCCGACTGGCCAGCTGTCCGTGGTACCATGGAGACGAACTGGTGTCAAATATACCAACAACGAAGCCTATTTTGACGTTGTGGAGGAAATAGACGCCATCATTGATAAGTCAG GTTCCACCATAACGGCTGAAATCCAAGGAGTCATTGATGCCTGCGTCAAACTGACAGGCATGCCTGACCTGACTCTATCGTTTATG AATCCTCGGCTGTTGGATGACGTCAGCTTTCACCCGTGCGTTCGATTTAAGCGTTGGGAAGCTGAGCGGATCCTTTCCTTCATCCCTCCCGATGGAAACTTCCGCCTGCTTTCGTATCACGTCAGCTCTCAGAA CCTGGTGGCCATTCCCGTGTACGTGAAGCACAACATCACTTTCCGCGAAGGAAGCTCCCAGGGGCGATTCGACTTGACCTTGGGCCCCAAGCAGACTATGGGCAAGGCCGTGGAGTCAGTGCTGGTCAACAGTCAGCTCCCGAGGGGGGTTCTCAACGCCAATCTCAACTCCTCCCAGGGAACGTACACCTTTGACCCAGTCACAAAG TTATTGACTTGGGATGTGGGCAAGATCAACCCCCAGAAGCTTCCCAGTTTGAAAGGCACCATGAGTTTGCAGGCGGGGGCCTCCAAACCTGACGAGAACCCCACCATCAACATTCAGCTCAAAATCCAGCAGATGGCCATCTCAG GGCTGAAGGTGAACCGTTTGGACATGTATGGGGAGAAGTACAAACCTTTCAAAGGTATCAAGTACATGACCAAAGCTGGGAAGTTCCAAGTGCGGACATGA